One window from the genome of uncultured Tateyamaria sp. encodes:
- a CDS encoding pitrilysin family protein yields MTTHTHRLKNGFRIVTEHMPGLASASIGIWVGAGARHEAPEQNGIAHFLEHMAFKGTKRRSALQIAEAIEDVGGYINAYTSREVTAYYARVLENDVPLALDVLADILLNPVFDQNEIEVERGVILQEIGQALDTPDDVIFDWLQEQAYPEQPLGRTILGPSERVSAFNRADLSRFVDEHYGPEQMILSAAGAVDHDAVVRLAETLFGHLSPRPKRVADLATFSGGEDRRSKALEQAHFAMAFESPGYRDDAIYTAQIYASALGGGMSSRLFQEVRENRGLCYTIFAQAGAYADTGMTTVYAGTSAEQVADLATITLDEIKRAADDMTAAEVDRARAQMKAGLLMGLESPSNRAERLARLVQIWDRVPALNETVALIDSVTVEDVRVFAQHMATQAPMALALYGPIDAAPTRATLQERRAA; encoded by the coding sequence TTGACCACGCACACCCATCGTCTGAAGAACGGCTTTCGTATCGTGACCGAACACATGCCCGGGCTCGCCTCGGCCTCGATCGGCATCTGGGTCGGGGCCGGCGCCCGGCACGAAGCACCCGAACAGAACGGGATCGCGCATTTCCTCGAACACATGGCGTTCAAGGGCACCAAGCGGCGAAGCGCCTTGCAGATCGCCGAGGCCATTGAGGATGTGGGTGGCTACATCAACGCCTATACCAGTCGCGAGGTGACCGCTTATTACGCGCGGGTGCTTGAGAACGATGTGCCGCTGGCATTGGACGTGCTGGCGGATATTCTTCTCAATCCCGTCTTTGATCAGAACGAGATCGAGGTGGAGCGCGGCGTGATCCTGCAAGAGATCGGCCAGGCGCTGGATACGCCGGACGATGTCATCTTTGACTGGTTGCAAGAGCAAGCCTATCCCGAACAGCCCCTTGGGCGCACGATCCTGGGACCATCCGAACGCGTTTCCGCCTTTAACCGCGCTGACCTGTCCCGGTTTGTTGATGAACATTACGGTCCGGAACAGATGATCCTGTCGGCTGCTGGCGCGGTCGACCACGACGCGGTTGTTCGGCTGGCCGAGACGTTGTTCGGGCATCTTTCGCCACGCCCGAAACGGGTTGCGGATCTTGCGACCTTTTCGGGCGGTGAAGACCGGCGCAGCAAGGCGCTGGAACAGGCCCATTTCGCGATGGCTTTCGAATCGCCCGGATACAGGGACGACGCGATCTATACGGCGCAGATTTATGCCAGTGCGCTGGGCGGTGGCATGTCCAGCCGACTGTTCCAGGAGGTGCGCGAAAATCGCGGCCTGTGTTACACGATCTTTGCGCAAGCGGGGGCGTATGCGGATACGGGCATGACCACGGTCTATGCAGGCACCTCTGCCGAACAGGTCGCCGATCTGGCCACCATCACACTGGACGAGATCAAGCGCGCGGCCGACGATATGACCGCGGCAGAGGTTGATCGCGCGCGGGCGCAGATGAAGGCGGGCCTTCTCATGGGCCTTGAAAGCCCTTCCAACCGGGCCGAACGGCTCGCGCGGCTGGTCCAGATCTGGGACCGGGTCCCGGCGCTGAACGAAACCGTCGCGTTGATCGATAGTGTGACGGTGGAAGATGTCCGGGTCTTTGCACAGCACATGGCAACACAGGCGCCCATGGCGCTGGCCCTCTACGGGCCGATTGATGCCGCGCCGACGCGTGCCACCCTGCAGGAGCGGCGCGCCGCCTGA
- a CDS encoding SURF1 family protein has product MRRFLFLLTFGLMGAGILIRLGVWQVERLASKQEMLARIEAQIEAPPVTLAAATQPEFRRYAPVEVTGTFADGQARMLASRKTTGAVYRIIRPFEADGFGPVLIDTGWVPGGAEVQDAPLLPLTIVGNLDSPNEADSFTPAPDLEKGLWFARDVPAMANALGTQPVLIVLRDTPEMDLGVTPWPVDTAGIPNDHLQYAITWFSLAAIWVLMTAYFVLRTNRSPR; this is encoded by the coding sequence ATGCGTCGCTTCCTCTTTCTTTTGACCTTTGGCCTGATGGGGGCAGGTATCCTGATCAGACTGGGTGTGTGGCAGGTCGAGCGCCTGGCCTCGAAGCAAGAGATGCTCGCCCGGATCGAGGCGCAGATCGAAGCACCGCCCGTCACACTCGCTGCCGCGACGCAGCCTGAATTCCGGCGGTATGCGCCGGTGGAGGTTACGGGGACCTTTGCCGACGGGCAGGCGCGTATGCTGGCCTCGCGCAAAACGACCGGCGCGGTGTACCGGATCATCCGGCCCTTCGAGGCCGATGGTTTTGGCCCTGTCCTGATCGACACGGGGTGGGTGCCGGGCGGGGCCGAGGTGCAGGATGCGCCTCTGCTGCCCCTCACGATTGTCGGAAATCTTGATTCACCGAACGAAGCGGACAGTTTCACGCCGGCACCGGACCTGGAAAAGGGCCTGTGGTTCGCCCGCGATGTACCCGCCATGGCAAATGCCCTGGGCACCCAACCCGTTCTGATCGTCCTGCGCGACACGCCGGAAATGGACCTTGGCGTGACGCCCTGGCCGGTAGACACGGCTGGCATTCCGAACGATCACCTGCAATACGCAATCACCTGGTTTTCGCTGGCGGCGATCTGGGTGCTGATGACTGCCTATTTCGTGCTGCGCACCAACCGCAGCCCGCGCTGA
- a CDS encoding GNAT family protein, whose translation MILNKRKLRIETERMTLRPPTHSDFRDWASLRATSAEHLTPWEPSWANDHLTRKAFTNRVYWAQRSVTSGTAMPLFLLRRADDTLLGAITLDNIRRGPAQAGTLGYWTGAAHARQGYMREAILAVVHHAFTRLDLSRIEAACLPENVASRGLLETCGFKYEGVAQSYLQIDGRWRTHVLYAALRMDRRGRTDAG comes from the coding sequence ATGATCCTGAACAAGCGGAAACTGCGGATCGAAACGGAGCGTATGACGCTGCGCCCGCCGACACATTCCGACTTTCGCGATTGGGCGTCTCTTCGGGCCACCAGCGCAGAGCATCTGACCCCGTGGGAGCCGAGCTGGGCAAATGATCATCTGACGCGCAAAGCCTTCACCAATCGGGTCTATTGGGCTCAGCGGTCGGTCACGAGCGGCACAGCCATGCCATTGTTCCTGCTGCGGCGTGCCGACGATACGCTGCTGGGCGCCATTACGTTGGACAATATTCGGCGCGGGCCTGCACAGGCGGGAACGCTGGGCTATTGGACGGGTGCGGCCCATGCGCGGCAGGGATACATGCGCGAAGCGATCCTTGCGGTGGTCCACCACGCGTTCACCCGGCTGGATCTGAGCCGGATCGAAGCGGCCTGCCTCCCGGAAAACGTGGCGTCGCGCGGGCTGTTGGAAACGTGCGGGTTCAAATACGAAGGCGTCGCGCAGAGCTATTTGCAAATCGACGGGCGTTGGCGCACCCATGTCCTGTATGCGGCCCTGCGGATGGACCGGCGCGGTCGAACCGACGCGGGATAA
- a CDS encoding MBL fold metallo-hydrolase: MRFLILAFAFCVVPMSLAAQDVRTPSHCIALADQIDGAAFARKASFDVQVAPETVRLHYIAHASFLIRTAGGLNMVTDFTGFTGSAPMIPDVVTMNHAHETHWTAFPDPAIPHVLPGWGEEFGAGIDHRLDLGEVLIRNVSTDIRSQWSGVEDNGNSIFIFEVAGLCIGHLGHLHHEPSDEQYAAIGRLDVVMAAVDGGMTVDLPTMMRIVSRLKSSIVIPMHWFGEFTLDAFLAGMAEEFAVVEVGGPSLDVSLDRLPGRPTIMVLRPAWLRATPEE, encoded by the coding sequence ATGCGTTTCTTGATCCTAGCCTTCGCGTTCTGTGTCGTGCCGATGTCATTGGCCGCCCAGGATGTCCGTACCCCCAGCCATTGCATTGCCCTTGCCGACCAGATCGACGGGGCCGCGTTCGCGCGCAAAGCCAGCTTTGACGTGCAGGTAGCGCCGGAAACGGTGCGCCTGCACTACATTGCGCACGCCTCATTTCTCATCCGTACGGCAGGCGGGTTGAACATGGTGACGGATTTCACCGGCTTCACCGGCTCAGCCCCGATGATCCCGGATGTGGTCACGATGAACCACGCTCATGAAACACACTGGACCGCCTTTCCGGATCCGGCCATTCCCCATGTCCTGCCCGGATGGGGGGAAGAGTTCGGGGCGGGTATCGACCACCGTCTTGACCTTGGCGAGGTGCTGATCCGTAACGTATCCACAGATATCCGGTCGCAATGGTCGGGCGTCGAGGACAATGGCAACTCGATCTTCATTTTCGAAGTGGCGGGCCTGTGCATCGGGCACCTGGGCCACCTGCACCACGAGCCCAGTGACGAACAATATGCAGCCATTGGGCGCCTGGATGTGGTCATGGCAGCCGTGGACGGGGGCATGACCGTTGACCTGCCCACCATGATGCGGATCGTGTCGCGCCTCAAATCCTCGATCGTGATCCCGATGCACTGGTTCGGAGAGTTCACATTGGACGCGTTTCTGGCAGGCATGGCCGAAGAATTCGCGGTTGTCGAAGTGGGCGGCCCGTCGCTGGATGTCTCGCTTGATCGGTTGCCGGGCCGCCCGACCATCATGGTGCTGCGCCCCGCCTGGTTGCGTGCCACGCCCGAGGAGTAA
- the thrC gene encoding threonine synthase: MRYISTRGQAPVLTFEDTMLTGLARDGGLYVPETIPTLDQGAIAAMDGQSYEEIAYTVIRPFIGDTFTDDEVHSCIDKAYAGFGHAARAPMVQLDQGHFLLELFHGPTLAFKDFAMQLIGQLFQTALKRRGQRVTIVGATSGDTGSAAIEAFRGLDNVDVFILYPHGRVSEVQRRQMTTPVEANVHALAVEGDFDDCQARLKEMFNDFDFRDGVGLAGVNSINWARVLAQVVYYFSSAVALGAPHRKVSFTVPTGNFGDIFAGYIAKRMGLPIDKLVVATNQNDILHRCLSGQGYHKGATIPSISPSMDIQVSSNFERALFDAYDRDGSAVAQLMDELKDGGFDVSQGAMQVLQDHYASGRVSEEETSAQITTSLKATGELLCPHSAVGVHVADAIRTSDTPMITLATAHPAKFPAAVEAATGITPPLPPRMADLYERAERLTRVPNDLEALKAHILDHRAQ, from the coding sequence ATGCGCTACATCTCGACCCGTGGCCAAGCCCCCGTGCTGACCTTCGAAGATACGATGCTGACAGGCCTTGCCCGCGATGGGGGCCTGTATGTGCCGGAAACGATCCCGACATTGGATCAGGGCGCAATTGCCGCAATGGACGGGCAAAGCTACGAAGAGATTGCCTATACCGTGATCCGCCCCTTCATCGGGGACACCTTTACCGATGACGAAGTGCATAGCTGCATCGACAAGGCCTATGCCGGATTCGGTCATGCGGCCCGCGCACCCATGGTGCAACTGGACCAGGGCCATTTCCTGCTGGAGCTGTTTCACGGACCGACGTTGGCGTTCAAGGACTTTGCCATGCAGCTGATCGGGCAGCTGTTTCAAACTGCGCTGAAACGGCGTGGGCAGCGCGTCACCATTGTCGGTGCCACATCCGGTGACACCGGGTCGGCCGCGATCGAAGCGTTTCGCGGGCTCGACAATGTTGACGTGTTCATCCTGTACCCCCATGGCCGGGTGTCCGAAGTGCAGCGCCGCCAGATGACGACGCCGGTCGAGGCCAATGTACATGCCCTCGCCGTCGAGGGCGATTTCGATGATTGCCAGGCACGCCTCAAGGAGATGTTCAACGATTTCGACTTCCGCGACGGCGTGGGCCTTGCCGGGGTGAACTCGATCAACTGGGCGCGGGTGCTGGCGCAGGTCGTCTACTACTTTTCCTCGGCCGTGGCACTTGGCGCGCCTCACCGCAAGGTCAGCTTTACCGTGCCGACCGGCAACTTCGGCGATATCTTTGCGGGCTACATCGCAAAACGGATGGGTCTGCCCATAGACAAGCTGGTGGTTGCAACCAACCAGAACGACATTCTGCATCGCTGCCTCAGCGGGCAGGGTTACCACAAGGGTGCAACGATCCCGTCGATCAGCCCATCCATGGACATTCAGGTCAGTTCCAATTTCGAACGGGCGCTGTTTGACGCCTACGACAGGGATGGATCGGCCGTGGCGCAGTTGATGGACGAACTGAAAGATGGCGGGTTCGATGTCAGCCAGGGCGCGATGCAGGTGCTACAGGACCACTATGCCTCTGGCCGCGTGTCCGAAGAGGAAACCAGCGCCCAGATCACCACGTCGCTGAAGGCCACCGGAGAGCTTTTGTGCCCACACTCTGCCGTCGGGGTCCACGTGGCGGATGCGATCCGTACGTCCGACACGCCCATGATCACACTGGCGACGGCGCATCCCGCCAAATTCCCTGCGGCGGTCGAGGCGGCGACAGGCATCACACCCCCCCTTCCACCGCGGATGGCAGACCTGTATGAACGCGCGGAACGGCTGACGCGGGTGCCCAACGACCTTGAAGCGCTCAAGGCGCATATCCTTGACCATCGCGCGCAGTGA